In the Euphorbia lathyris chromosome 5, ddEupLath1.1, whole genome shotgun sequence genome, one interval contains:
- the LOC136228760 gene encoding RING-H2 finger protein ATL32-like, with translation MVQRKLNLCRQIIHSGINVLLLSLLFSSFTAVNAQRKTGTEYEIYTDFDPAIALVIVILVCAFFLLIVFSMFIRHCSEPVVVANLSTAAIARNLSRRQPGLDSAVIEKFPVFFYSDVKEVKIGRGTLECAICLSEFEDNETLRLLPKCNHVFHPECIDKWLASHVTCPVCRGELTLESGETPKVSLTVDSDSNQEDIAPNLNRSSNEVAITVNEEQNRDSVTIIANTSQNPHPRSSISGKFPRSHSTGHSLVQGGANIERYTLRLPEEVRTQIMANAKLKRTLSFNVISTKEWSVRKGYKIGGEQIRWSERWSMLINPAFVSTGGGVKSSKMDKEGDSDSVNSRNLLAAVKLNCMSLKVEGVEEASTVVGVPV, from the coding sequence ATGGTTCAACGCAAACTCAATCTCTGCCGTCAGATCATCCACTCTGGAATTAATGTATTACTGCTTTCGCTACTGTTCTCATCCTTCACCGCCGTCAATGCACAGCGTAAAACCGGAACAGAGTACGAAATTTACACCGATTTCGATCCAGCTATAGCTTTAGTCATCGTTATTCTTGTTTGTGCATTCTTCCTCCTCATAGTCTTCTCAATGTTCATCCGTCACTGCTCTGAGCCTGTCGTTGTTGCTAATCTCTCCACCGCCGCTATTGCTAGAAACTTGTCACGGCGGCAGCCCGGCCTTGATTCTGCTGTAATCGAGAAATTTCCCGTTTTCTTTTACTCCGATGTGAAAGAGGTTAAAATTGGGAGAGGGACGCTAGAATGCGCAATCTGCTTGAGCgaattcgaagataacgaaacGCTGCGTTTGTTGCCCAAATGCAATCATGTTTTTCATCCCGAGTGTATCGACAAGTGGTTGGCTTCTCACGTGACTTGTCCCGTTTGCCGGGGCGAGCTCACACTAGAATCCGGGGAAACCCCCAAAGTTTCATTGACGGTGGATTCCGATTCCAATCAGGAGGACATTGCTCCCAATCTTAACCGATCATCAAATGAAGTGGCGATTACCGTAAATGAAGAGCAAAACAGGGACTCAGTAACGATTATCGCAAATACGAGCCAGAATCcgcatccgagatcgagtataTCGGGGAAGTTTCCGAGATCACATTCGACGGGGCATTCATTAGTTCAAGGGGGAGCGAATATTGAAAGATATACACTGAGATTGCCGGAGGAGGTGAGGACACAAATAATGGCGAATGCGAAACTAAAACGGACATTAAGCTTCAACGTAATTTCAACAAAGGAATGGAGCGTAAGGAAAGGGTATAAAATCGGAGGCGAACAGATAAGGTGGTCGGAGCGGTGGTCAATGCTGATTAATCCGGCGTTTGTTTCGACAGGAGGCGGCGTAAAATCTTCAAAGATGGATAAGGAAGGAGATTCAGATTCTGTTAACAGTAGGAACTTATTGGCAGCAGTTAAATTAAATTGCATGAGCTTAAAAGTAGAGGGAGTGGAAGAAGCATCAACTGTAGTAGGGGTTCCGGTCTGA